The following are encoded in a window of Pangasianodon hypophthalmus isolate fPanHyp1 chromosome 14, fPanHyp1.pri, whole genome shotgun sequence genomic DNA:
- the ptgs2a gene encoding prostaglandin G/H synthase 2a has product MNKNMMCLVLLGSLIFVCNGGVTADPCCSQPCQNRGICVSKGLDAYECDCTRTGYYGENCTTPELSTWIKSILKPGPNTVHYLLTHFKWIWDIINNVSFLRNALMRYVLTSRSYLVDSPPTYNADYNYKSWEAYSNTSYYTRTLPPLPKHCPSTGNTALPDVKQVVEKVLLRQKFIPDPQGTNLMFAFFAQHFTHQFFKSDFKKGPAFTKAPGHGVDLSHIYGGSLERQHKLRLFKDGKLKYQVVDGEVYPPLVKDVQVEMHYPPHIPAEFQFAVGHEVFGLVPGLMMYATIWLREHNRVCDILKQEHPDWDDERLFQTTRLILIGETIRIVIEDYVQHLSGYHLKLKFDPELLFSERFQYQNRIASEFNTLYHWHPLMPDTIQIQHQVYSHSQFLFNTSIVTQHGISKLVESFSKQQAGRISGGRNLPAVVQVMATKILEHSREMRYQSLNAYRKHFNMQPYSSFEELTGDKELAADLKSLYGDVNSVELYTGLLVEKPRHNAVFGETMVEMGAPYSLKGLMGNPICSPEYWMPSTFGGKVGFEIVNTASLKKLVCLNVKGPCPIVSFKVPEDKLNNLANINLNSTPSGKGDINPTVLLKERTSEL; this is encoded by the exons ATGAATAAGAACATGATGTGCCTGGTCTTGCTTGGAAGCTTGATCTTTGTCTGCAATGGAG GTGTTACAGCAGATCCCTGCTGCTCACAGCCCTGTCAGAACAGGGGTATATGTGTATCTAAAGGTTTAGATGCCTACGAGTGTGACTGCACCAGGACTGGATACTACGGAGAGAACTGCACCACAC CGGAACTTTCCACGTGGATCAAGTCCATTCTGAAGCCAGGGCCAAATACAGTACACTACCTGCTGACTCACTTTAAATGGATATGGGACATCATTAATAACGTCTCATTTCTGAGGAACGCCTTGATGCGCTACGTCCTCACAT cgAGGTCATATTTGGTGGACAGTCCACCAACGTATAATGCTGATTATAACTACAAAAGTTGGGAGGCGTACTCCAACACATCCTACTACACTCGTACACTGCCCCCATTGCCCAAACACTGTCCATCAACGGGCAACACAGCTCTTCCTGATGTCAAGCAGGTGGTGGAAAAAGTCCTCCTGAGACAGAAGTTCATCCCTGACCCACAGGGCACGAACCTGATGTTTGCATTCTTCGCCCAACATTTCACCCACCAGTTCTTCAAGTCTGATTTTAAGAAAGGACCAGCCTTCACCAAAGCCCCGGGCCATGGA GTGGATTTAAGTCACATCTATGGAGGTAGTCTGGAGAGACAGCATAAACTGAGACTTTTCAAAGATGGAAAGCTAAAATATCAG GTGGTGGATGGTGAGGTGTACCCTCCTCTGGTTAAAGACGTTCAGGTTGAGATGCACTACCCACCCCACATTCCTGCGGAGTTCCAATTTGCAGTGGGCCATGAGGTGTTCGGCCTGGTCCCTGGCCTCATGATGTATGCCACTATCTGGCTCAGAGAACACAACCGTGTGTGTGACATCCTGAAACAGGAGCATCCCGACTGGGACGATGAGCGTCTTTTCCAAACAACACGCCTTATACTGATTG GTGAGACCATCAGAATCGTGATTGAGGACTATGTTCAGCACCTGAGCGGCTACCACCTCAAACTTAAGTTCGACCCTGAGCTCCTCTTCAGCGAGAGGTTCCAGTATCAGAACCGCATCGCATCTGAGTTCAACACGCTGTACCACTGGCACCCGCTGATGCCTGACACAATTCAAATCCAGCACCAGGTCTATTCACACTCCCAGTTTCTCTTCAACACCTCCATAGTGACACAGCACGGAATCAGCAAACTGGTGGAGTCTTTCAGCAAGCAACAGGCTGGCAGG ATCTCTGGTGGAAGGAATCTGCCTGCTGTAGTGCAAGTAATGGCTACCAAAATCCTGGAGCACAGCAGAGAGATGCGTTATCAGTCTTTAAATGCTTACAGGAAGCATTTCAACATGCAGCCATACAGTTCCTTCGAAGAACTGACAG GAGATAAAGAGCTCGCAGCAGATCTGAAGAGCCTGTATGGAGATGTGAACTCTGTGGAACTCTACACCGGCCTTCTGGTGGAGAAACCAAGGCACAATGCTGTGTTCGGAGAGACCATGGTTGAGATGGGCGCCCCCTATTCCCTCAAAGGGCTTATGGGAAATCCTATCTGCTCCCCTGAGTACTGGATGCCCAGCACGTTCGGTGGCAAAGTGGGATTCGAAATCGTAAACACAGCCTCTCTGAAGAAGCTTGTCTGCCTCAATGTTAAAGGACCATGCCCGATTGTGTCCTTCAAAGTACCTGAGGACAAACTGAACAATTTAGCAAACATTAACTTGAATTCAACTCCTTCTGGCAAGGGTGACATCAATCCCACTGTCTTACTGAAAGAACGGACTTCAGagctttaa